The proteins below come from a single Tissierella sp. MB52-C2 genomic window:
- a CDS encoding S41 family peptidase: MINKKSKNIIFIYIILILIIITSLLIFRDTIFQDKNKDDLKVYNLKKLCKVWGYVKYTHPAFLLGEKDWDEELLNLIPIIEESKNEKEVNNILYDWFIGLGEIDYGNYQGKFIEWEIAKEEDKIVQVDTNWIKGKSYLGDSLSEVLLEIREIPELDRSKAPVLFEKGLSTFFENEKIYKDMDYSDSRYRLLSLFRFWNAIEYYYPYLDILDDDWNLILEEYIEIMLSGIDKHSYNRTLASLSTKLHDGHTFFSGTQLEDAFEFYEIEFGKYIAPVYLTKAEGKYVVERIDNEYKDTCPLLAGDIPIEINGKKIEDVIEDLKKYISIPNNEKILNPMGSMILISHEKIMNITVLRDNDKIEYELKGMPFNLYNYNNIEEDYKILESNIGLINPSKLKFDEVDMIMKDFKNTDGIIIDLRQYPKSSFGFLQEYLFDKRIPYASFSIPSRAVPGVFINTERFAEFSTELIYENPIVILMDETTQSAGETSVLSLREASNVTVMGENSIGANGDVSFIQLPCGNAISFSAIGVYTAEGKQTQRIGLSPEIHIEKTIEGVREGRDEYIEEAIKYILENK; encoded by the coding sequence ATGATAAATAAAAAAAGTAAAAATATAATATTTATATATATTATACTTATCTTGATTATAATCACTTCTTTACTTATATTTAGAGATACAATTTTTCAAGATAAAAATAAAGATGATTTAAAAGTTTATAATCTCAAAAAACTTTGCAAAGTATGGGGCTATGTTAAATATACTCATCCTGCTTTTTTATTAGGTGAGAAAGATTGGGATGAAGAACTACTTAATTTAATCCCTATAATTGAGGAATCTAAAAATGAAAAAGAAGTTAATAATATACTTTATGATTGGTTTATAGGTCTTGGAGAAATAGACTATGGAAATTATCAAGGAAAATTCATAGAGTGGGAAATAGCAAAAGAAGAAGATAAAATAGTACAAGTTGATACAAATTGGATTAAAGGTAAATCATATTTGGGAGATTCCCTTTCGGAGGTACTATTAGAAATAAGGGAAATTCCAGAATTAGATAGAAGTAAAGCTCCTGTATTATTTGAAAAAGGTCTATCAACTTTTTTTGAAAATGAAAAAATTTATAAAGATATGGATTATAGTGATAGTAGATACCGTTTATTAAGCCTTTTTAGATTTTGGAATGCTATAGAATATTATTATCCCTATTTAGATATATTAGATGATGACTGGAATTTAATATTAGAAGAATATATAGAGATTATGTTAAGTGGAATAGATAAACATAGCTATAATCGGACTCTTGCTTCACTTTCAACAAAACTTCATGATGGACATACTTTTTTTTCAGGTACTCAATTAGAAGATGCGTTTGAATTCTATGAAATTGAATTTGGTAAATATATAGCTCCAGTATATTTAACAAAAGCTGAGGGGAAATATGTAGTTGAAAGAATTGACAATGAATATAAAGATACATGCCCTTTATTAGCTGGTGATATACCTATAGAAATAAATGGTAAAAAGATAGAAGATGTTATAGAAGATCTAAAGAAATATATATCTATTCCAAATAATGAAAAAATATTAAACCCAATGGGTAGCATGATTTTAATATCTCATGAAAAAATAATGAATATAACTGTGCTAAGAGATAATGATAAAATAGAATATGAGCTTAAAGGAATGCCTTTTAATTTATATAATTACAACAATATAGAAGAAGATTATAAAATTTTAGAAAGCAATATTGGACTTATAAATCCATCTAAATTAAAATTTGATGAAGTAGATATGATTATGAAAGACTTTAAAAATACTGATGGTATAATTATTGATTTACGACAATATCCTAAGAGTAGCTTTGGTTTTTTACAAGAATATTTATTTGATAAAAGAATACCATATGCTAGTTTCAGTATTCCATCAAGAGCAGTTCCAGGTGTATTTATAAATACAGAAAGGTTTGCAGAATTTTCTACAGAACTTATATATGAAAATCCTATAGTAATATTGATGGATGAAACTACCCAAAGTGCAGGTGAAACTTCTGTTTTAAGCCTTAGAGAAGCTTCTAATGTAACTGTTATGGGAGAAAATTCTATTGGAGCAAATGGAGATGTAAGTTTCATACAGCTTCCTTGTGGAAATGCAATATCTTTTTCAGCTATTGGAGTATATACAGCTGAAGGTAAACAGACTCAAAGAATAGGACTTAGTCCAGAAATCCATATAGAAAAAACTATAGAAGGAGTAAGGGAAGGTAGAGATGAGTATATAGAAGAAGCAATTAAATATATTTTGGAAAATAAATAG